In the genome of Flaviflexus ciconiae, one region contains:
- a CDS encoding ATP-dependent DNA helicase — protein sequence MEQLDLDDSQRRAIKTAAGATATVITGASGTGKTTVLLEAASHIIEGGQSLVLLAAGRKAADDLRSKLTLRHGRLPHNVSVRTAQAWAFGILQEYAADRGRQTPELITGPGQDAIITELLAEIGDQIPWPEAITPDVIALPGFRAELRDLLTRAAELGLSGADLVQLGTDRSEENWIAVGHLMDHYENALALEDATAPGGAGADRFDHARLVHQAARLLATPDAWSQGAMPTWDWVLVDDYQNATLATASLLSSVHDIIPGDGRGARLVMTADPDTAVEGFRGGIAHLPGLARGSKPGLGVNAGLVTLEKRHRAGAKLAALQDSLIARIGVAGTGEHRKPEAADGEDAFSITTFPGGDQQLSGIARMIRREHVRGNLRYDDIAIITRSRGAHTEIERVLREAGVRVRPAARNQPLRYSRVVRALMDIIREAGGGELADADLLGLLSSPVIGLEPSHRRTLVQHVNAAFGESETPVRDALVEPPKDDWAHPLRKLSHILDKVRVAIASGLDAEAVLWEAWEAVGLAEDWRERALSGGPTSRSSGAMLDSVMQMFRVAQRMVDRDARTTAAQLIDELEGQDIAEDSIARTGRESGVHLLTPAMAIGQDFELVIVADLNDGAWPNLRIRDGLFGAGRLAELHLDRLTDGISGLRSVLDDELRMLAFSIGRARKELVFTAVDSEDTSHSRFIDLIATEADIEHIESSQLSMSIPGVIGRLRSAISDPTLRVRDSDRELAADILASLPTWSPSDRIGVAPETWIPTLEPSNPEPWEASTRISPSSVENILKCTLKWFMEAAGLKNVEDVRALSRGTFVHELAEKHPDGDLQAMMESVEAMWDDYAADLADGYEREFEREILLFQVETLSNYLREHPKGIVERTVRVETDSFTVAGRIDRIEETPDGPVIVDFKTGKPKSKTLVQENPQLKVYQWLYEKETGQATAGAKLVHVSEADKSGLPKTREQDPLTDEGRAQVDEMLIEVKNELGGVDLGARENDACRYCSAKVVCPLYEEGALFS from the coding sequence ATGGAGCAACTCGACCTTGATGATTCACAACGGCGTGCAATTAAGACAGCAGCGGGAGCCACCGCCACTGTCATCACAGGAGCATCGGGAACAGGTAAGACCACGGTCCTTCTGGAAGCTGCCTCCCACATCATCGAAGGAGGCCAATCCCTGGTTCTGCTCGCCGCGGGCCGCAAGGCCGCCGACGATCTTCGCTCCAAACTTACCCTGCGTCACGGCAGGCTCCCGCACAACGTTTCTGTTCGAACCGCCCAAGCGTGGGCTTTTGGAATCCTCCAGGAATACGCGGCCGACCGCGGACGGCAAACCCCCGAACTCATTACCGGTCCCGGACAAGACGCCATTATCACCGAGCTGCTTGCGGAGATTGGGGACCAAATCCCGTGGCCCGAAGCGATCACGCCCGACGTTATTGCCCTGCCGGGATTCCGCGCCGAACTCCGCGACCTGCTGACCCGTGCCGCTGAACTCGGCCTATCCGGTGCCGACCTCGTCCAGCTCGGAACCGACCGCAGCGAGGAAAACTGGATCGCCGTCGGGCACCTCATGGACCACTACGAGAACGCTCTGGCCCTCGAGGATGCGACAGCGCCCGGCGGAGCGGGAGCGGACCGCTTCGACCACGCTCGCCTTGTCCACCAGGCCGCACGCCTGCTCGCCACGCCCGATGCATGGTCGCAGGGCGCAATGCCGACCTGGGACTGGGTCCTTGTCGATGACTATCAGAACGCCACGCTCGCAACAGCATCGCTGCTCTCATCCGTTCACGACATAATTCCCGGTGACGGTAGGGGCGCTCGGCTGGTCATGACCGCGGACCCCGACACCGCGGTCGAAGGTTTTCGCGGCGGCATTGCACACCTTCCGGGACTGGCTCGCGGCAGTAAGCCCGGGCTCGGCGTGAATGCAGGCCTGGTCACGCTCGAAAAGCGGCATCGGGCAGGAGCCAAGCTCGCCGCCCTCCAAGATTCACTCATTGCCAGAATAGGGGTGGCCGGAACCGGCGAACATCGCAAGCCCGAGGCCGCAGACGGTGAAGATGCTTTCTCAATTACGACTTTCCCCGGTGGCGACCAGCAGCTCTCGGGCATAGCCCGCATGATCCGCCGTGAACACGTCCGCGGTAACCTCCGCTACGACGACATCGCCATCATCACCCGCTCACGCGGCGCCCACACCGAGATCGAACGCGTCCTACGCGAGGCCGGGGTGCGGGTGCGTCCCGCCGCCAGAAACCAGCCCCTGAGGTACAGCAGGGTCGTCCGTGCCCTCATGGACATCATCCGCGAAGCGGGCGGAGGAGAACTAGCTGATGCGGACCTGCTCGGCCTTCTATCATCTCCCGTTATCGGGCTCGAGCCCTCTCATCGTAGGACCCTCGTCCAGCACGTTAACGCCGCATTTGGAGAATCTGAGACCCCGGTGCGGGACGCTCTCGTAGAGCCGCCGAAGGATGATTGGGCCCACCCCCTTAGAAAGCTCTCCCACATCCTCGACAAGGTACGCGTTGCAATCGCAAGCGGTCTTGATGCCGAGGCTGTTCTCTGGGAAGCGTGGGAAGCCGTTGGGCTTGCCGAAGACTGGCGTGAGCGTGCACTATCCGGTGGACCCACCAGCAGGTCCTCGGGCGCCATGCTCGACTCGGTTATGCAGATGTTCCGCGTCGCCCAGCGCATGGTTGACCGCGATGCCAGGACCACGGCAGCTCAGCTGATAGACGAGCTTGAAGGACAGGACATCGCTGAGGACTCGATCGCAAGGACCGGTCGGGAAAGTGGCGTCCACCTGCTAACCCCCGCCATGGCAATCGGCCAAGACTTCGAACTCGTGATCGTTGCCGATCTGAATGATGGGGCTTGGCCAAACCTGCGAATCAGAGACGGGCTGTTCGGTGCGGGTCGCCTTGCCGAGCTTCACCTCGACCGGCTCACGGACGGGATCTCCGGCCTGCGCTCCGTCCTCGACGACGAGCTACGCATGCTGGCATTCTCGATCGGTCGCGCCAGGAAGGAACTCGTCTTTACCGCGGTCGATTCCGAAGATACCTCGCACTCGCGGTTCATTGACCTCATCGCAACCGAGGCCGATATAGAGCACATCGAGTCGAGCCAGCTTTCCATGTCAATCCCCGGTGTGATTGGTAGGCTGCGCTCCGCGATCAGCGACCCGACCCTGCGCGTGCGCGACTCTGACCGTGAGCTTGCCGCCGATATCTTGGCGTCCTTGCCGACATGGAGTCCGAGCGATCGAATCGGTGTGGCACCCGAAACGTGGATCCCGACTCTCGAACCGAGCAACCCTGAGCCGTGGGAAGCATCAACTAGGATCTCGCCATCAAGCGTTGAGAACATTCTGAAGTGCACACTCAAATGGTTTATGGAAGCGGCCGGCCTGAAGAATGTCGAAGATGTGCGTGCCCTGTCCCGAGGAACCTTTGTGCACGAGCTTGCTGAAAAACATCCCGACGGAGACCTTCAAGCCATGATGGAGAGTGTCGAAGCGATGTGGGATGACTATGCGGCCGATCTGGCGGACGGCTACGAGCGGGAGTTCGAAAGGGAAATACTCCTCTTCCAGGTCGAAACTCTTTCTAACTACCTGAGAGAACATCCGAAAGGAATTGTTGAGCGGACCGTCCGAGTTGAAACAGACAGCTTCACCGTTGCGGGTCGTATTGACCGGATCGAAGAAACTCCAGATGGTCCGGTGATCGTTGACTTTAAGACGGGGAAACCTAAGAGCAAAACCCTGGTGCAGGAGAATCCACAGCTGAAGGTATACCAGTGGCTGTACGAAAAGGAGACGGGACAAGCGACAGCCGGAGCGAAACTCGTCCATGTTTCAGAGGCCGATAAGAGCGGATTACCGAAGACCCGCGAGCAAGATCCGCTAACTGATGAAGGTCGGGCTCAGGTAGACGAGATGCTTATTGAAGTGAAGAACGAACTGGGCGGAGTGGACCTTGGGGCTCGTGAGAATGACGCCTGCAGATATTGCTCGGCGAAAGTTGTGTGCCCGCTGTATGAAGAAGGAGCCCTGTTCTCGTGA
- a CDS encoding DUF3107 domain-containing protein — MEIQIGIQNIARELTFEVDQTADEIAAAVTEAISSNGVFTVNDTKGRRAIVPVSTLAYVSTGEDEPRRVGFGHQ, encoded by the coding sequence ATGGAAATTCAGATTGGAATTCAGAACATCGCCCGCGAACTCACCTTCGAGGTCGACCAGACCGCTGACGAGATTGCCGCAGCTGTCACGGAGGCTATCTCCTCGAACGGTGTCTTCACCGTCAACGACACCAAGGGTCGCCGCGCCATCGTCCCGGTATCTACCCTCGCCTATGTTTCCACCGGTGAGGATGAGCCCCGCCGCGTCGGCTTCGGCCACCAGTAA